GATCAAATTGAGCTTTTAGCTGGATATGACTTTAAAGGTGCAATTTGGCAACCGATTGAAGCATATGATGGGTCTTCGTATACGATTACAACAACTAGCTCTGGCTCTGGCATATATTTCGGTGTAAACTTTTGGTTTGGAAATGCAGCGCAAAAAGCAGCTCCAACAAGTAACTCTTCTGAAATAGCTTACTAGTAAATTTTAAACAGGTTTTTAAAGCCTGTTTATTTCTCTAAAACAACTCTAAACCCTGTCGCTTTATCTCTTAAATCTATTTCTGCTAAATCTCTTTTATAAACTCTCATATCTTCATAAGAGCTGTACCAAGAACCGCCACGAACTATTTTTTGAGTAGAATCTAAAATAACGGCATGAGCATTTGATGATTTGTCAGCATATAAATAGTTATCATATTTTACATAATCATCTTGCATCCATTCTCTTACATTGCCTAAAATATCATGTACACCAAAACTGTTCGCAAGTTTTTTACCAATAGGATAAGGATGAGATTTTGCATTCTCTTCATACCAGGCATATCTAGTTAAGAGTGCATCGTCATTTACAGTTCCATAGTTATAGTTTTGCTTGTCTCTAGCTACATATTCCCATTCTGACTCACTAGGGAGTCGGTAGAGTTTACCACTTTTTTTACTTAGCCATCGTGTATATTCCATCGCATCTTGCCAACTCACATTTATAACCGGTTGTTTTCCTCTGCCAAAAGAATCGTCTTTTGGTTTTTTCCAGCCTGTATCAAGGCAAAAAAGATCATACTCTTCAAAGCTAACCTCATATACTCCAATATAAAAATCTTTTTCTATAGTCATCTCATGGGCTGGAGAAGTGTCAAAATCAGAGTTATTCCCTTTTACGTATTTATCCGCTTTTATCATAACAAGTTCTGGTTCTATATAGCGAGTATGTCTTTTAAAATCAACTGTTTGAATATTTGCTTTAGCTAAGTTTTTTTTCTTTAATGCTCTCGTGGTAGATTTGTTAGTTGAAAAATAAAAAGGCTCTAAAATCTCACTGTAAGTACTTGGTCTTTGCTTGCCATTCGTTTGTGTGTAAACATCGCTTCTTACTTGTTTAAACAGAGCTTCAATATCTACATCTTGTGTATTTATATTATTTGCAAGAGCCAAGGCAAAGGGGCTATTAGTATTTTTATCTCCGTCTAATGCTCTTTGTCCTGCTTGGGTGGAATAAGCAACAAATAAGCCATCTGGATTTACAAATGGAGCCAGACCATGATTTTTAACCTCAAAGTAATTATTTCTACATGCATCTAAAATTATTATATTTGTATTATTTTTCACTTCTTTGAGTAGCCTAACAACTTTGTCAACTTCCAATGCACTATATTTAATCTCATTTTCATCTTGAAGGTCTAAATCAATAGGTAATAAATAGTTTTTCCCATTTACCTGTATGCCATGACCTGCAAAATAAAAAAGTCCGACACTATCTATGGATAATTCTTTTTTAAATTTATCTAATCCACTATTTATATCTTTTAAAGTGGCATTTTCAAGATATATGGTGAAAAACCCTGATTTTTCGAGAGTAGATTTGAGTAATTGTGCATCATTGACTGGATTGAAGAGTTTATTATCATCTTTGTAGTCGTTATTTCCAATAATGAGGGCTACTCTTTGCGAGGCATTGAGTGTTAAAGAGGCTAAAAGAAATAAAAATATGATTATATCTTTCATTATATTTCCTAGTGATGATTTTTTGAGTTAAATGAGAGTATCACCCCGAGGGAAGGGTGACTATGATCTACTAAAGAAATAGAAATAATACTTTTCTACACCGTTAGTTGAATGCTTTAATGTTAAAACTTTATTCGCACTATATAGAATTGCTGTACGTTGAAGTACTGTGATTCCAAGTGGTACTTGAGTTTCTATTCTCTTTGTTAATCTATTATATTTACTATATTTCAATACTTCATCATTTGATTTAACTACTTGAATCAGCTGATGATTATCAACAAAAGAAGAACTTGGTACATTCGGTGCAACAGGTTCTCTTTTAATAATATTTTGTTTCTTTACTTCTTTTGCAATCTTAACCGTATCCGCTTTTTTAGCTGGTTCAGATTTTTCTACTTTAAAGTTAGCTTCTAGAGAATCAACATTAGTTTGAAACTCTGAAGCTAAAGCAAAAGCGTTGACACTAAAAAAAGTAATTAAACCTACTGTTAGTGCTAAAACTTTCATTAATTGTTGCCTTTTGAATCTTGTAAACCTATAACGTTAAATAGTTTTGATGTCATCATATCTGCTACTATTGCAGCTAATTCTTGATCATCACCAACATTGTCTGCATGAATAGTCATACCAAATTCAAAAGCTTCTTTGTCAAGTAGTAAATTGTTAAAAGCAATAGAAGTGAACTCTGTACTTGAACTGTTGTTGTCAAGTATCATTTTATCGCCAGTTTTTGTGTTTCTGTCATAGTTAGATTTTGTAGTAATATATCCATTAACTACAATTTTATATGTAATTGTATTTTGTGCTGAATCTTTAACTACTTCTACTGATGGATAAATAGTTAGAATTTTGTCAGCATCGTCTGGATTACTTTGTATTCTATAGCTATTATTTGTAAAATATTTTTTAATTTCAGAGTCTACAGCACTTTCAAATGCTCTATCTGTCTTTTGTTGAAAAATAGTTCTATAATAAAATGAATTTTTTGATGCAAAATAGTCATTTAAAAAGTCTTTAACATTTTTTGAAACAACGAAATTATCTAAAGTAATACTAAAGGGCTTAGAAAATCCTTCTAATCTTACATATTTTGAAGGAGTAATATCACCATTTGATGGTAAGTCAATTGTCGCATCACTAAATCCATCTTTAGTTGCTTTGTATCCTACTGTGATTTCACAACTTTCTTTTACTTTTAGTGTGTTACCGCAAGAATTTTTTTCTATTGAAAAACTATTTTTATCTGGACCTTTTATAGATGGTTGGCCAAGTGATAGAGTTTCAATACCATTGTTTTTGACTTTAATGTATTGAAGTTTATTTGCAGAATTAAAGTTTAGTTTAATTATTCTTTCAACTTTTGTAGTTTCTGAATCTATTTTTGTTACAACACCACTAAACTTATTTACAGCTTCCGCAGTAACTGAAATATCTTTGATTTTTTTCTTTGTGTCATCAGAGTCAATTGCAATTTTTGCATCAAAACGACCAATATTATTACCTAAAAATTGAAGATTTAACTTACAATCCGCTTTTCCATTAATGATACTAGGACAGTTGCTATCTAGTTTAAACAAACTTGGCTGACTTGTAATAAGCTTAATACTATTAATAGTTAATGGCATTTCACCCTTATTCTTTAATATTATGTCAGCGTTAGAGTTTGTTGTATTGTTCAAGTTTATTGAGTAGTCTGCTTTTTCAGGTTCTTTTAACTCTGTTTTTTTTGAAATACTATTAATGCTTAGTTCTTGAGGTGTTTTTGGAGAGACTTTAGATACCTTTGGCGTAGCCTGTGTTTGTGTAACCTGTGGTTTTGGAGCGACACAGCCTGTAAATAATAGCAAAGTCGAAAGACTTATTAGCTTTATTGTTGTTGATTTGTTATGCATTTTTTTCCTTGTTTTTGTTTTATTTTGGGGCATAGTACCTAAATATTAATAAAATTTAAGTAAACAGAGTCTAATTTTTTCTATTATTTAAAAAGTTAATATTAAGAATGTAATTACTGTATAATTTGTGGTTCAAAATATAGAGAAGGTAACCCACATGCCAGAAACGAAAAATAAAATAATAAAATTATTTAGACACGTAAAATTCTTTATCAATACTTTTTTTGATAAAGAGTTAACCCTTTTTGCTGCAAGTCTTAGTTTTTATACTATTTTCACAATCATTCCTTTACTTTTAATAATGTTGACTCTTTTAACATCTTTGCCTAGTTTTGCCGAGCACTATGACTGGAATGGTAACTTAAATTCATACACTTTTTTATAAATTCTAAGCAACCATTTCCATTTGTAACACTTTGTTTATTTCTTCAAATTTAACAGGTGATAAGTTTCCAAGATAACTATGTGATCTGACTCTGTTATAATGAAATTCTATATATTCAAATATCTCTTGTTTTGCCTGCCTCTTCGTATAAAAATATGTCTGATACACTAAATCACTTTTGAGTGTTTTAAAGAAGCTCTCAGCCACTGCATTATCCCAGCAGTTGCCTTTTCTGCTCATGCTTTGAATTATAGAGTGTTTTTCCAATAAATCTTTATGTGCATAAGAAGCATATTGACTCCCTCTATCTGTGTGCCATAGTAACCCTTCGGAAGGGTTTCTATGCTTAATAGCCATGCTTAAGGCATCATTTACAAGTGAAACTTTCATAGTGTCATCCATAGACCAACCGACAACTTTTCTTGAGTATAAATCAATCACAGTAGCCAGATAGAGCCAACCTTCACCTGTATGGATATATGTAATATCTCCTACATATTTTTCATCTGGAGCAGATGCATAAAAATCCATGTTTAGGAGATTAGGAGCTATTGGTAAGTTATGATTAGAATCTGTCGTATTTTTATATCTTCTTTTCATGTTCACTTTTAGACCCAGTTCTTTCATGATACTGGAGATACGCTTTCTTGATACTAATACACCGTAGAGTTCTTTTAGTTTGTCTTGAATTCTTCTTGTGCCATAGTTTTTTCTACCTTGAATAAATATAACTTCAATCAAATCATTGAGTTGCTCGTCTACTTTTTTAGTAATGCATCCAGTTTTTATCCAATGATAATAAGATGTCCTATCTACCTTGAGCACTTTACTCATAAGATTAATACTAAAACTTTTTCTATGTTCATACATCCAGGCGTACTTTATAGAACTTCTTTGGCGAAGTACGCGGTCGCCTTTTTTAAAATGTCACGCTCTTGCTTTAAAAGCTTTACCTCTCGTCTGAGGCGTTTATTCTCTTCATCTAGTGTCTCTGTTGAAGATGATGTATTTACAACTCTCATTGGTATTCTATGCTCTTTTTTATAACTGCTCATCCAGTTATATAAAGTCTTTACATGTATATCTAAATCAGCTGCTATCTTTGAGACACTCTCGTTATTATTAAGTATTAATTGAATTGTGGAATCTTTAAATTCTTTGGTGTATTTACTAGTTCTCATGGACTACCTTTATTCGTTTTATTTTAACTTAGAATTATTTAAATTCTATGTATGAAATAAGGTTACCACTCCACTATAATTACTACATTTATCGCATATAGACAATGGAAAATTGAAAAAATAAAATTAACACATGATTTATTTGAAAGAAGATTTAAGGTGTATGAACAGTTTCAAATATATAAGTCTTATATCCTTCAATCAGGCACTAGCAGTTTAGAAAAATATTCACTATTCATTTCTAATACTTCTGAATCAGTATTTATTTTTAATGAAGATATTGCTATATTAAAAAGAAGTTTTGAAGAAAATAGTATGGAGCTTTTGGCACTCAATGAAGAGTTAGAATCAAATCAATGGTCAAAAGAAGAAAAAACCAAAAAAATTAATAGAAAACTAGAGCTTCAAAAATGGTTTTTACATAATAAAATTGAAAAGGATTTTTCAAAATATATGAAACTCAGTTAATTATAGACAGCCTTAAAATCTAAAATTAGTAGTGTTCAATAATCTGTGTCAGCATCGGATAATTCCTAAAATTGTAGGTTTTGGAGCAAATCGCTTCAACCTAAAAGATTACTAAGCTACTAGGTATCTCACAAAGTGTACTTCCTAATACACTTTCTCAAAAATCCTCAAACTCACTAAACAATATGTCTTCGTAAGTGAATTTTTAAACGTGTATATGAATCTTTAAAATATGATAATCTTAAAAACATAAGGTTGTCAATAATGATACTCATACCTCCCGAACTCTTAAATAGTCTTCCAAACCTCTACGATACAGAAAACACAAAAGACCCAATATGTCACATCAAACTTTTCACACCAGATGCTAACTGGACTTGGTACATCACCGAGATATCTATAAAAGACTTTACATGTTTCGGCTATGTTGTTGGTCACTCTTCAGAACTTGGCTACTTTTCTCTACAAGAATTAGAATCAGTTCGTGGTCCTCTAAATTTACCTATTGAGCGTGATATTCACTTCACGCCAACACCGCTATCAGAAGTAAAGAAGCTCCACTAATGAACAATACAAAGTTAAAGAAGTTAGAGAGAAAATTAGAAAATGGTGAAACGATTGAGTTTGAATATAATGGACTTTTTTATGAGATATTTGAATCTGTAACTTCTGAAGGTTATATCGTTAACGTTTACTCAAGTGATGAGAAAGATGAAGATAATTATTATCTTGAAGAAAATGAAATTGATGGCGGTCTTTGCACTGGAAACGCTAGAGACGCTATTTATTTTATGATAGGAGAGGAAAGATGAAATATTTAGTCATAGTAATTAGCTATAACGATATTCAAGTTATAAAACCTTTTGAGACTCTTATTAAAGCTCAAGCTGCAGCTATAGAATTGGCAAACGAGTTTTTTTCTAAAAATGCAGTTGCTAAGTTTTTTGATGGGTCTAAAATAGAGAACATGGGTAACGTCCACGAGTATTATGCTTCACAAATTTATCATGATTTTGAGGATAGCGTAAACATTGTTATTGAAGAGGTACATTTATGAGTACTGACGAATAAAAGTAATTACAGTAAAAATTCATAGTCAAGATTATCGATAAAATAGATTTATCGCTTTATACTCGAAGCATCTTCTTCCTCAAGAAATGGAGAAGTATTTTGAGTTTAATAAAGTTGGTCTCTAAAGACTTCAAACTGTTCTCCTGTATTGACATCCTCAACTATAGCTACACTATTCACCCCAGTTTTAAAAACGGTAATTATTATAACTTCGCTACCTTGGTATGAGTAAGTTTCAGTTGAATCGTTAGTTTCATTGACGTTACTGCTATTTTTATATGTCTGCATAATTATACTCCTTAAAATAGATTCTCTCATAAAATTTGAGTTGAAGTTAAAAATATGGCAATTTGTCGAATTTTATAACTTCAAGCTACCTAATCAAATTCATCATAATGTCTTCGTCACTGGGCTGAACGTATTTGAGGGTCGTCTTGATATCAGAATGTCCAATAAATTTACTCATAATCTTTATGTTAACTCCCTTAGCTCCAAAGTCGCTTAAAATACCTTGTCTAAACGAATGGGAAGTGTAGCCGCTACCAAGAACTTTTAGATATTGATTTACTTGCTGTATGAATGTTATAGGATTTATTCCTGTTCGTTTGTTCTTATTGCTACCTTTACAGATAACTCTATTCTCATCATCTTCTATCTCAAAGTCAAATAGTGGTGTAAGGTTCTTTTTGAACTCTTTAGTAAGATAGAGTTTTCTTTCTGATGATGTTTTTTTTGATAGAACTTTAACCGTTTCATTCTCAAGTAGCTCTTTTATATCTTGTACTCTTAAATCTTGAAGTTCATTTAGTCTCATACCTGTGTGATACAGCATTACAAAGGTTCTGAGTAAGTTTAATCTTGTATTCTCTCTAATAGAGTCATCTCCACGAGTTGCAGCCATAATTTTTTTAAACTCAACGATTGTAATGTTTTCTTTGATTCTTTTTATAGATTTTGTAGTTTTCATAATAAACCTCCTAATAAGTCCTTATAAAGGATATATTATAGGGTTTTGGATGCAGACAAAGTGAAAGAGGTCGAGTAAAGCGACTAAACAAAGGAAACACTATAAAATAGTAGAGTTTATAGTGTTTTAAGCCACAAGAAAAGCCACCATCAAATTAATGATAGTGTTTTGCTATAATTTTAAAAATCCTTCAAAGAGTGCTTATGACTTACGGTGAATATTATTATCTTGTTAAGTATGATATGAAACTAGTAGATGGTAGTTGGATTGCTAAATCTCCAAACATGAAAATTCCTCTTCAAATGTCAAGAGAAGAAGCATCTGTATATTACACTCTAAAATTTAGAGAGTATTGGAAGAATTTAAATCTCACGCAAAAATAGAGAGTATTAGAAACTTCATTAAATGTGAAAGTGGTTTTACTTCTTATTTTGTAACCGCTGTTTATAAGCAGCTGGATTTATATATTTTCCACTGCTATCGTTTGTACCGAAGTCATCATCTTTTATAATTGCCTTCACTTTGGGTTGATATGGTGGTGTTCTGACTTTAGATGCTTTCCCATTTGTTCCAATATTTTTAATCAACCCAGCTTTCAAATTGTTAAGTACTGTTTGTACAATTTCTAAGTTTTCATCATCTACCTATTCAATAATCATAAACTTATCAATAACACTACTTTTTCAGACTAACTCCTCGTTATTTGAATAGTAATTTATTGGATGTTGAGGACTACTTTATATCTGTTTTACTTTGCATTTCACATTTTATTAAATCAACAATAATTTCTAGAGCCTCTTCTTTCGATGAAATATCTGTTATATTTTTAATTTCTACTTTGGCTCTTTTATACCACCCTTCATATCCTTTTATCATTTTCCCATCTTCCAAGTACTCGATTTCAACATCAATCCATTCATTGTATTGTATTTTATTTATTTCGTAATTTTTCCAATTACCTGTAAGTTGTAATATGCCATCCACATAGTGCCAACCATTCTCATCAGTTAATTTAATATTTTTAGTAGAAATTGGTTCATAAATACCAGCTATACAGAGCATGGGAGTGTTTTTATTAATATTTACGTCTAACTGTTCTAAAAGAACTGCATAATTTTCATAATCTTTTTCATCATAATCTATACTAACTACAAAAGTAAAACCAACTACCTTTTCATTATATAAACCGTAACAATTTAAGTAGTAAGCATTATCCCAACCATAAAATAGGCCTTCTGCATCCCAGTAATCTAATTTTGCTTGTTTTACCCCTGCTTCATTT
The sequence above is drawn from the Candidatus Sulfurimonas baltica genome and encodes:
- a CDS encoding IS3 family transposase, with product MYEHRKSFSINLMSKVLKVDRTSYYHWIKTGCITKKVDEQLNDLIEVIFIQGRKNYGTRRIQDKLKELYGVLVSRKRISSIMKELGLKVNMKRRYKNTTDSNHNLPIAPNLLNMDFYASAPDEKYVGDITYIHTGEGWLYLATVIDLYSRKVVGWSMDDTMKVSLVNDALSMAIKHRNPSEGLLWHTDRGSQYASYAHKDLLEKHSIIQSMSRKGNCWDNAVAESFFKTLKSDLVYQTYFYTKRQAKQEIFEYIEFHYNRVRSHSYLGNLSPVKFEEINKVLQMEMVA
- a CDS encoding DUF2958 domain-containing protein encodes the protein MILIPPELLNSLPNLYDTENTKDPICHIKLFTPDANWTWYITEISIKDFTCFGYVVGHSSELGYFSLQELESVRGPLNLPIERDIHFTPTPLSEVKKLH
- a CDS encoding tyrosine-type recombinase/integrase, which gives rise to MKTTKSIKRIKENITIVEFKKIMAATRGDDSIRENTRLNLLRTFVMLYHTGMRLNELQDLRVQDIKELLENETVKVLSKKTSSERKLYLTKEFKKNLTPLFDFEIEDDENRVICKGSNKNKRTGINPITFIQQVNQYLKVLGSGYTSHSFRQGILSDFGAKGVNIKIMSKFIGHSDIKTTLKYVQPSDEDIMMNLIR
- a CDS encoding transposase; amino-acid sequence: MRTSKYTKEFKDSTIQLILNNNESVSKIAADLDIHVKTLYNWMSSYKKEHRIPMRVVNTSSSTETLDEENKRLRREVKLLKQERDILKKATAYFAKEVL
- a CDS encoding choice-of-anchor D domain-containing protein is translated as MHNKSTTIKLISLSTLLLFTGCVAPKPQVTQTQATPKVSKVSPKTPQELSINSISKKTELKEPEKADYSINLNNTTNSNADIILKNKGEMPLTINSIKLITSQPSLFKLDSNCPSIINGKADCKLNLQFLGNNIGRFDAKIAIDSDDTKKKIKDISVTAEAVNKFSGVVTKIDSETTKVERIIKLNFNSANKLQYIKVKNNGIETLSLGQPSIKGPDKNSFSIEKNSCGNTLKVKESCEITVGYKATKDGFSDATIDLPSNGDITPSKYVRLEGFSKPFSITLDNFVVSKNVKDFLNDYFASKNSFYYRTIFQQKTDRAFESAVDSEIKKYFTNNSYRIQSNPDDADKILTIYPSVEVVKDSAQNTITYKIVVNGYITTKSNYDRNTKTGDKMILDNNSSSTEFTSIAFNNLLLDKEAFEFGMTIHADNVGDDQELAAIVADMMTSKLFNVIGLQDSKGNN
- a CDS encoding SUMF1/EgtB/PvdO family nonheme iron enzyme, coding for MKDIIIFLFLLASLTLNASQRVALIIGNNDYKDDNKLFNPVNDAQLLKSTLEKSGFFTIYLENATLKDINSGLDKFKKELSIDSVGLFYFAGHGIQVNGKNYLLPIDLDLQDENEIKYSALEVDKVVRLLKEVKNNTNIIILDACRNNYFEVKNHGLAPFVNPDGLFVAYSTQAGQRALDGDKNTNSPFALALANNINTQDVDIEALFKQVRSDVYTQTNGKQRPSTYSEILEPFYFSTNKSTTRALKKKNLAKANIQTVDFKRHTRYIEPELVMIKADKYVKGNNSDFDTSPAHEMTIEKDFYIGVYEVSFEEYDLFCLDTGWKKPKDDSFGRGKQPVINVSWQDAMEYTRWLSKKSGKLYRLPSESEWEYVARDKQNYNYGTVNDDALLTRYAWYEENAKSHPYPIGKKLANSFGVHDILGNVREWMQDDYVKYDNYLYADKSSNAHAVILDSTQKIVRGGSWYSSYEDMRVYKRDLAEIDLRDKATGFRVVLEK